The Mesorhizobium opportunistum WSM2075 DNA window CCAAGGACTAGCAAGGGATTAGCCATGCGCGTCCATGTCGTCGGCAATGTCTGCGTCGATACGACGTTTCGACTGGACCGGTTCCCGCGGCCGGGCGAGACGCTGAACGCATCGGAACACGCCGACGGACTTGGCGGCAAGGGCGCGAACCAGGCGGTAGCCGCCGCGCGCACCGGAGCCGACGTCCGGTTCTGGACGGCGATCGGCAATGATGCCGCCGGGGCTTGGATAAGGGAACAATTGCGCCGCGACCTCGACACCAGCCATCTGACGATGCTGCCCAAGGAGAGCGACCGTTCGACGATCATAGTCGATGCGCGGGGCGAGAACCTCATCGTCACCGGTGCCAGTTGCGCCACTGCCTTCGATCCCCTGGCAGAGAGTGGATTCGCGGCCTCGATCGAACGCGGCGACATCGTCGTGATGCAGGGCAATCTCCATCCGGATGCAACGACAGCCTGCCTGCGGACGGCGCATGAAGCGGGCGCCGTGACCATCTTCAATCCAAGCCCGCTTGCAACTGGTGCGACGCCGCATTTGAGCGATATCAGCCTCGCCATCGCCAATGCGGGCGAAGCGGCGCAACTGACCGGAAAAGGCGATCCTGACGCGGCAGCCCGCGAGCTGATCCGTCGAGGCGCAGGCACCGCTATCGTGACGCTTGGCGCGCTTGGCTGCCTCGTCGCCGATGGTGAAGGACGGATCGAGCGGATCATGGCGCCCAAGGTGGCTGTGACGGACACCAGCGGCGCGGGTGACGTGTTTTGCGGTTGCCTCGCCGGCTGCCTTGCCGCCGGCATGGATCTCGCTGCAGCGGCCAGGATTGCGGTTCGCGCTGCGGCCATCTCGGTCGGACGCGCCGGAACGCTCGGCTCCTGCCCCGACAGGCAGGAGATGAAAACGCTCATGGAAACGACGGAAGCGGAAACCGCATGACAAAATCCCCTAAATCCATCGGCTCCAAGCAGGGCGAGAACGACGCGCTGCGATCGATCTTCGGCAGAAGCAAGGTGGTGATCGGCGTCGTTCATCTCGCACCCCTGCCGGGCGCGCCGCGCTATGATGGCGAGGCGGTCGAGGCCATCTATCAACGCGGCCTCGACGATGCCAAAGCCTATCTCGATGGCGGTTGCGACGGCGTGATCGTCGAGAACCACGGCGACGTGCCATTCGCCAAGCCAGATGACATCGGCCCCGAAACCTCCGCCTACATGTCCGTCGTCGCCGACCGTATCCGCCGCGAGCTTGGCCGGCCGGTCGGCATCAACGTGCTCGCCAATGCCGCCATTCCCGCGCTGTCGATCGCCAGTGCCTCCGGTTCTTCCTTCGTGCGCGTCAATCAATGGGCCAACGCCTATGTCGCCAATGAGGGCTTTATCGAAGGCGAAGCGGCGCGCGCCATGCGCTTCCGTGCCAGGCTTCGGGCCAACGGCATCCGCATCTTCGCCGACGCGCATGTCAAGCATGGCGCCCATGCGATCGTCGGCGACCGGCCGGTCGAGGAACAGGTCAAGGACCTGGTGTTCTTCGACGCCGATGCGGTCATCGCCACTGGACAG harbors:
- a CDS encoding BtpA/SgcQ family protein, which codes for MTKSPKSIGSKQGENDALRSIFGRSKVVIGVVHLAPLPGAPRYDGEAVEAIYQRGLDDAKAYLDGGCDGVIVENHGDVPFAKPDDIGPETSAYMSVVADRIRRELGRPVGINVLANAAIPALSIASASGSSFVRVNQWANAYVANEGFIEGEAARAMRFRARLRANGIRIFADAHVKHGAHAIVGDRPVEEQVKDLVFFDADAVIATGQRTGHAADLGYIRMIKDAAGLPTLVGSGVTPDNANDILDIVDGVIVASSLKHDGVWWNQVDPQRVIAFIRGLKR
- a CDS encoding ribokinase, with product MRVHVVGNVCVDTTFRLDRFPRPGETLNASEHADGLGGKGANQAVAAARTGADVRFWTAIGNDAAGAWIREQLRRDLDTSHLTMLPKESDRSTIIVDARGENLIVTGASCATAFDPLAESGFAASIERGDIVVMQGNLHPDATTACLRTAHEAGAVTIFNPSPLATGATPHLSDISLAIANAGEAAQLTGKGDPDAAARELIRRGAGTAIVTLGALGCLVADGEGRIERIMAPKVAVTDTSGAGDVFCGCLAGCLAAGMDLAAAARIAVRAAAISVGRAGTLGSCPDRQEMKTLMETTEAETA